Proteins encoded in a region of the Takifugu flavidus isolate HTHZ2018 chromosome 8, ASM371156v2, whole genome shotgun sequence genome:
- the bpifcl gene encoding bactericidal permeability-increasing protein, producing MSLPQETSVSHNMRLFLAVIVLITPTSGETPAVHVSLTDKALHYGAYAGAQWMTDKLKDVSIPDISGEIYILFDNLHYTLMGITIENVKFPEPSVEFYPGRGLDASVSDVSVTLTGGWITRFGLIQDGGTFQMNVFNTDVTFAVQLGRGVGGHPFVTSVNCEAHVGGVDMQFHGGGSWIFQPFVSKYRDRVRGEIEDKICPQLEESIIKLDYRLQVFGVSINVSKDLTLDLGLTDDPVIDVSSLNVGLKGVIYSIKTHAEPPFAPQPFSLAEQPDSMLTLGVSEFTLNSASYAYYSAGLLQILLNDSMIPSYSPVHLNTSSFGAFIPQLPKMYPGLLMNLQLYAREVPVVSFQPGLVTLDLQGAVKAYAIQLTGAQIPLFTLNTDSKFSGKVWTAGGRLKGSAEMKNLTVTLQATEIGGFETAALENLARVGAKLAITKLNQRLRKGVELPRLKHAELTNTTLEVETGFITISTDAQISLTEDSTD from the exons AATTGTGCTGATAACGCCGACCTCTGGTGAAACTCCGGCCGTTCACGTCTCTCTGACCGATAAAGCTCTCCACTATG GTGCGTACGCGGGTGCACAGTGGATGACAGATAAGCTGAAGGATGTCTCTATCCCAGACATCAGCGGTGAAATCTACATCTTATTTGATAACTTACACTACACGCTGATGGG CATCACCATAGAAAATGTGAAGTTTCCAGAACCTTCTGTGGAGTTCTATCCAGGGAGAGGATTGGATGCATCTGTCTCGGATGTCAGCGTTACACTGACTGGTGGGTGGATAACAAGATTTGGCTTAAT ACAGGATGGTGGAACCTTCCAGATGAATGTTTTCAACACGGATGTGACCTTTGCCGTGCAGCTGGGCAGAGGAGTTGGCGGTCATCCATTTGTCACCAGTGTCAACTGCGAGGCTCACGTCGGAGGCGTGGACATGCAGTTCCACGGTGGTGGCAG TTGGATTTTCCAGCCTTTTGTGAGCAAATACAGGGACCGCGTCAGAGGAGAAATAGAGGACAAA ATCTGCCCACAGTTGGAGGAATCCATTATAAAGTTGGACTACCGCCTACAGGTCTTCGGAG TTTCCATTAATGTGAGCAAAGACTTGACTCTTGACCTCGGTCTCACCGATGATCCCGTCATTGATGTTTCAAGTCTGAATGTGGGTCTTAAG gggGTGATCTACAGTATCAAAACCCACGCAGAACCTCCGTTTGCACCCCAGCCTTTCAGTCTGGCCGAGCAGCCAGACTCCATGTTAACACTGGGGGTATCTGAATTCACCCTGAACTCTGCCTCATATGCATATTACTCAGCAGGGCTGCTTCAGATCCTCCTTAATGACAGCATG ATACCTTCTTACTCCCCCGTGCACCTAAACACCAGTTCATTTGGAGCGTTCATTCCTCAG cttccTAAGATGTATCCAGGTCTGCTGATGAACCTGCAGCTTTATGCCAGAGAGGTTCCAGTGGTCTCATTCCAGCCCGGGTTGGTCACACTGGACCTTCAGGGGGCCGTGAAGGCTTATGCAATTCAGCTAACTGGTGCCCAGATTCCCCTGTTCACTCTCAACACA GACTCAAAGTTCAGTGGTAAAGTGTGGACGGCTGGCGGGAGGCTGAAGGGCTCAGCGGAAATGAAAAA CCTCACAGTGACACTGCAGGCGACTGAAATCGGAGGTTTCGAG ACAGCAGCGCTTGAAAATCTGGCGAGAGTGGGAGCGAAACTAGCCATTACCAAACTCAACC AGCGACTGAGAAAGGGTGTTGAGCTGCCCAGACTAAAGCACGCAGAGCTGACCAACACAACTCTGGAGGTGGAGACG GGGTTCATAACCATCTCTACAGATGCACAGATCTCACTCACAGAAGATTCAACTGATTAA